One segment of Pseudodesulfovibrio sp. 5S69 DNA contains the following:
- a CDS encoding TAXI family TRAP transporter solute-binding subunit yields the protein MPRLFPVLSALCCLALVAAMGCSSGTPGEAHSDNPRAKPRTLTFNGGPRGGTFNHFANKMAAVISEDVPNLDVRARQSGGSVSNLLALCAGKADMAIVNAGDAFLGRTGKLRCLDKKYADIQAMAFLYWAPAQLVIRADSKIHTVLDLRGKVIAVGNPGSGAALSAERFFRHLKLWTRFEHLPEGYAEAAADFAAGKVDGFWTLAGAPTTAVIEAAAAVPVRLMDLHEAATISGFYQLYPFYSRATIPAGTYPGQTEPVDTFQDAALWCVRPGLDNKTVYDSLQAVFSAKRLKEMRRIHGAAGSMGPETGIDNLSIPLHPGAVHFWSEHRLEIPPILMP from the coding sequence ATGCCGCGTTTGTTTCCCGTCCTGTCCGCCCTGTGCTGCCTGGCCCTTGTCGCGGCCATGGGCTGCTCGTCCGGGACGCCGGGCGAGGCGCATTCGGACAACCCACGGGCCAAGCCCCGGACCCTGACCTTCAACGGCGGCCCGCGCGGCGGCACCTTCAACCACTTCGCCAACAAGATGGCCGCGGTCATCTCCGAGGACGTGCCCAATCTGGACGTCCGGGCCAGGCAGTCCGGCGGCTCGGTGAGCAATCTCCTGGCCCTGTGCGCAGGCAAGGCGGACATGGCCATCGTCAACGCGGGCGACGCCTTCCTAGGCCGCACCGGCAAGCTGCGGTGCCTGGACAAGAAATACGCCGACATCCAGGCCATGGCGTTTCTGTACTGGGCCCCGGCCCAACTGGTGATCCGCGCGGACTCGAAGATTCACACCGTCCTGGACCTCCGGGGCAAGGTCATCGCCGTGGGCAACCCCGGCTCGGGCGCGGCCCTTTCCGCGGAGCGATTTTTCCGGCACCTCAAGCTCTGGACCCGATTCGAGCACCTCCCCGAGGGGTATGCCGAGGCGGCGGCCGATTTTGCGGCCGGCAAGGTTGACGGATTCTGGACCCTGGCGGGCGCTCCCACCACCGCGGTCATCGAGGCGGCAGCGGCCGTCCCGGTGCGGCTTATGGACCTGCACGAGGCGGCCACGATCTCCGGTTTCTACCAACTCTATCCCTTTTATTCGCGGGCGACCATTCCGGCCGGGACCTATCCGGGCCAGACCGAACCCGTGGACACCTTCCAGGACGCGGCCCTGTGGTGCGTCCGCCCCGGCCTGGACAACAAAACCGTATACGACAGCCTCCAGGCCGTTTTCTCCGCCAAGCGGCTCAAGGAAATGCGCCGCATCCACGGCGCGGCCGGGTCGATGGGACCGGAGACCGGCATCGACAACCTGTCCATCCCCCTGCATCCCGGCGCCGTCCACTTCTGGTCCGAACACCGGCTGGAGATACCGCCCATTCTGATGCCCTAG
- a CDS encoding TRAP transporter permease, whose product MYDKLNRFERFLFDFLSVVMVLFYSWSAIFEPAATQYHRGIYVIITYILVFLLYKSRHRITRIMDYLLMLASLVSVGYWMLNFEVINYRIGMEKDIDKVMAMIGVLIGIELARRVVGNVFVFIGVLMLLYGMYGAHMPELIAHAGASFPDLCTSIFYRSDGVFGIMANVLATYIILFVLFGAFLEKCGAQRFFIDFPLAAVGHKIGGPAKVSVIASGLFGSISGSAIANTVSTGTFTIPMMKKAGFKPHVAGGIEPAASIGGMFMPPIMGAGGFIMAEMTGLPYSHIMLVAIFPAIMYFFSVFVMVHYEAKKNNIVGERYKAGAMEILRKEWLYTLPLILITIFMLAGYSPGYSAIVGLAACIGLSFKDEGPRIDPTLLVIMTFMVLCPWLVKLIAKAGGPEAAATIKPFLSGRVLLLYGLVVSAAVFAWRKQTMAGLKNELGGFVAAAREGTINSLKIGATVGVIGIIIGVLTYSGLVLTFADIVIELADGNLVLTILLIALASLVLGMGVPVTAAYLITAVVAVPALTHLGVNLVAAHMIVYWLSQDSNITPPVCIAAFAGATIAGANMWRTAFTSFKFAKFLYLAPFIFAYVPAFTLDAPTQNILISFCAITVAVFAYAWFLSFIWVKPLKRILGFAPA is encoded by the coding sequence ATGTACGACAAATTAAACAGATTCGAGCGATTCCTCTTTGACTTCCTGTCGGTGGTCATGGTCCTGTTCTACTCCTGGTCGGCCATCTTCGAACCGGCGGCAACCCAATATCACCGGGGCATCTACGTCATCATCACGTATATCCTCGTCTTCCTGCTCTACAAGTCCAGACACCGGATCACCCGGATCATGGACTACCTGCTCATGCTCGCCTCGCTGGTCTCGGTGGGCTATTGGATGCTGAACTTCGAGGTCATCAACTACCGCATCGGCATGGAGAAGGACATAGACAAGGTCATGGCCATGATCGGGGTGCTCATCGGCATCGAGCTGGCCCGCCGCGTGGTCGGCAACGTCTTCGTCTTCATCGGCGTGCTCATGCTCCTGTACGGCATGTACGGCGCACACATGCCCGAGCTCATCGCCCACGCGGGCGCGAGCTTCCCGGACCTGTGCACCTCCATCTTCTACCGCTCGGACGGCGTGTTCGGCATCATGGCCAACGTGCTGGCCACCTACATCATTCTATTCGTGCTCTTCGGGGCTTTCCTGGAGAAATGCGGGGCCCAGCGGTTCTTCATCGACTTTCCCCTGGCCGCCGTGGGCCACAAGATCGGCGGCCCGGCCAAGGTCTCGGTCATCGCGTCGGGCCTGTTCGGGTCCATCTCCGGCTCGGCCATTGCCAACACCGTGTCCACCGGCACCTTCACCATCCCGATGATGAAAAAGGCCGGGTTCAAGCCCCACGTGGCGGGCGGTATCGAACCCGCCGCCTCCATCGGCGGCATGTTCATGCCCCCGATCATGGGCGCGGGCGGGTTCATCATGGCGGAAATGACCGGCCTGCCCTACTCCCACATCATGCTCGTGGCCATCTTCCCGGCGATCATGTACTTCTTCTCGGTCTTCGTCATGGTCCACTACGAGGCCAAGAAGAACAACATCGTGGGCGAACGCTACAAGGCCGGGGCCATGGAAATTCTGCGCAAGGAATGGCTCTACACCCTGCCGCTCATCCTGATCACCATCTTCATGCTCGCGGGCTACTCCCCGGGATACTCGGCCATCGTCGGCCTGGCCGCCTGCATCGGCCTGTCCTTCAAGGACGAGGGCCCGCGCATCGATCCGACCCTGCTCGTGATCATGACCTTCATGGTCCTCTGCCCCTGGCTCGTCAAACTCATCGCCAAGGCCGGCGGGCCTGAAGCCGCCGCGACCATCAAGCCGTTCCTGTCCGGACGCGTCCTGCTCCTCTACGGCCTGGTCGTCTCGGCCGCCGTGTTCGCCTGGCGCAAACAGACCATGGCCGGGCTCAAGAACGAACTGGGCGGATTCGTGGCCGCCGCGCGCGAGGGGACCATCAACTCCCTCAAGATCGGCGCCACCGTGGGCGTCATCGGCATCATCATCGGCGTGCTCACCTACTCCGGCCTAGTCCTGACCTTCGCCGACATCGTCATCGAACTGGCCGACGGCAACCTCGTCCTGACCATCCTGCTCATCGCCCTGGCCTCGCTCGTGCTCGGCATGGGCGTGCCCGTCACCGCCGCCTACCTGATCACCGCCGTGGTCGCGGTCCCGGCACTGACCCACCTGGGCGTCAACCTGGTGGCCGCACACATGATCGTCTACTGGCTGTCCCAGGACTCCAACATCACCCCGCCGGTCTGCATTGCCGCCTTTGCGGGCGCGACCATCGCCGGGGCCAACATGTGGCGGACCGCCTTCACCTCGTTCAAGTTCGCCAAGTTCCTCTACCTGGCGCCGTTCATCTTCGCCTACGTCCCGGCCTTCACCCTGGACGCGCCCACGCAGAACATCCTCATCTCGTTCTGCGCCATCACCGTGGCCGTGTTCGCCTATGCCTGGTTCCTCAGCTTCATCTGGGTCAAACCCCTCAAACGCATCCTCGGCTTCGCCCCGGCCTGA